CCATTTCGATCTCGGCGAGCTCGCGCCCGCGAAGGCCCTGCTGGACGAGGCGCGCGCCCTCTACCCGGCAATCGACTCGATCGCGCTGCCGCTCGGAAGGCGATGGTCCGAGGTGCGGTTCTCGATCCTCGGGCAGCAGCTGGAGGTGGAAGCGGCCGAGGCGTTGGCACGGCGCTCCCTCGCCCAGTGGATGTCGGGCCCCGACCCGGACCCACTGGAGATCGCCCACTGGCGGCTCGGTCTCGCCGGGCTGATGATCGACGCGAGCCGCGTCGTCGAGGCCGAGCCGCTGGTCCGCGAAGCGCTGCCGGCACTGGTCGAGACCAAAGGGCGCAATCCCCTGCGCCTCGCCTCGGCCCGCCTGCAGGCGGGCGAAATGCTCGACGTCCTCGGCGACGAGGACGAAGCCGAGCGCTGGCTCGTCTCCGGTCTGGATCTCCACCGGTCGGCGCTCGGCCCCGACCACCCCGAGGTCGCGCTCTGGGAGATCAAGCTCGGCTATCACTGGAGCGAGCGGCGGCGTTACGACGAAGCCGAGCGCGTTCTTCTCCACGCCGCGAAGGTGCTCGATGGCATCGGGCACTACGACGCCGGATCGGCGCTGCGCTACTACGGATTCGTCGAGATGGGGCGGGAGCGTTTCGATGCCGCCTACGAGCAGTTCGTGGAGGCGGAGCAGCGCTTCCGGCGGATCCTCGGCGACGACGGGCCGCTGCAGCGCGCCGCGCAGCTGTCGCAGGGTTGGGCGCTGGTCAAGGCGCGCCGCTTCACAGAGGCGAGGGCCCTGCTCGAGAGTCTGGCGGCGGTTTCGGAGAGGGTCGACGGGCCGCAGAGTCTGCCGCTGCGCTCGGCGCTCAAGTATCTGGGCGAGGTCGAGCGCGAGCTCGGGCGGCCCGAGGTGGCGCTCGCGCAGCATCGCCGGGCGCTCGCTATCGAGCGCCATGTCTACGGCAAGGACGAGCACCTGGGGATCGCAGCGTCCCGCTACCAGATCGCCCTCGACTTGCTGGCGGCGGGGGATGCGAAGTCGCTGGCCTTGGCCGACGAGGAGATCGCGACCGCGATTGCCGTCGTCCGCAGGCTGGATTCCGATGCCCCCCGCCTCGACGACTTCCTCCAGGCGAGCGCCCGCATTGCCTTGCAACGCGGCGACCCCGTCCGCGCCCGCCGCGACCTCACCGAAGCCGTCGCCCGCTTCCGCGCCCACGACGGCCCCCTCCACCCCCGCACCCTCGCCGCCGAGCGCGACCTCGCCGCGCTCGACCCCCCTCCGCGCAACCCTGAAGAGCGCGTCCGAGTCGGCCCCTCCCCGAGCTGAGAGAAATTCGTGACAGTTACCGATTTTTCAGCTTGGCGATCGGAAATTGGGGGCGCCGGTGCTAGGCGATTTGCGGGGGGTGCGCGCGAAGGCGACGGCGGCGGCCAGCGCTCCGGCTAAGGCGGTGGCGGCGGCGAGGTCGAAGGCGGCGGTGAAGCTCTGGCCCTCGCCCAGAGTGCGGTGCGCCCAGGCGCCGGCGACGGGGCCGAGGGCAAAGCCGAGCGAGCCCGCGACGTTGAAGCCGGCGAGGGCGCTGGCGCGGGTCTCGGGGGCGGTCCACTCGGCGGNNNNNNNNNNNNNNNNNNNNNNNNNNNNNNNNNNNNNNNNNNNNNNNNNNNNNNNNNNNNNNNNNNNNNNNNNNNNNNNNNNNNNNNNNNNNNNNNNNNNTGGCCCTCGCCCAGAGTGCGGTGCGCCCAGGCGCCGGCGACGGGGCCGAGGGCAAAGCCGAGCGAGCCCGCGACGTTGAAGCCGGCGAGGGCGCTGGCGCGGGTCTCGGGGGCGGTCCACTCGGCGGTGAGGGCCAGGGTCGGCGGGAAGATCATCGCCGCCAGGGCCCCCAGGGCCATGAGGATCGGATAGTACGGCCCGTCGCCGACTCGCCCGAGCAAGGCGAAAGCGGCGGCGTAGCCGGCGCAGCCGAGGCCGAGCAGGACGAACGGACCGTAGCGGCGCACCAGGCGGTAGGTGCCCAGCTGCAGGAAGGCGAACGGCAGCAGGAAGGCGGCGAGCGCCCGGCCGCGGGCCGCCGGATCGGCGCCGTGCTGCTCGAGCAGCCAGAGCGGAAAGACGACGACGAAGAGGCCCACCGTGAAGCGCTCCATGGCGTAGATCGCCCAGGGGAGAAGGAGGCGCGGGCGCGCGGCGAGAGCGCTGCCGATCGCCGCCAGGCGAGGCCGCGAGTGACGGCCGGGGGCCTCCTCGAGCGCCAGCGCCACTGCTGCCAGGAGGAGGAAGAGCGTCCCCGCCAGAGCGAGCGGTGCACGCGCCCCCCAGTGCTGCGTGACGAGGCCGCCGATCGGCGCGCCGAGCCCGACGCCCAGGATCAGCGAGGCGCCGGCGAAACCGGCGAGGCGCGGCCGGCTCCGGTCGTCGGCGCGGTCGAAGAGGAGCGCCATCGTGGTCGACCAGCCGGCGATCGCGGCCCCGCCCTGCAGGAAGCGCAGCGCGAGGAGCAGTGGAATCCAGTCGATCCCGAGGTAGGCGAGGTAGAGCAGGCCGCTCGCCGCGAAACCGCCGACGATGAATGGCCGGCGGCGGCCGAGGCGGTCGGAGAGTGCCCCCCAGAGCGGCGCGAAGAGCAGGTAGGCGACCATCTCGACGGTGAAGAAGAGCGCCGCGTCGGTGACCGAACCGCCGAGCTCGTCGACCACGAGTTCCTTGAGACCGGCGACGACCAGCGTCAGATTCAGCATGGCGACGAAGAGGCAGGCGCAGGCTAGCGCCGTGGCGCGCGAGTCCACGCGGGAGGCGGGCGGGGTGCCCGCGGTGGGCACGTCGGGGTTGGGTTCGGGTGGGAGCATCTTTCGGGGGCCTTGCCCGTCGCGGGTGGCGCGAGATTCTGCCATGCGGCGGTGCGGGCTAGAATAGGGCAGAATCCCCACGACGCAGGACCAAGGAGCCAGGAACCGCGGTGACCGAACGCAACAGCGGGACGATCCTCGACGGCAAGTACGAGATCCTCGACCGCCTCGCTGCCGGCGGGATGGGAGAGATCTGGCGCGCGCGCCACGTCCACCTGCAGGAGCTGCGGGTCATCAAGATCCTGCGCGCCGATCGGGCCACCGATCCGCACGCCCTGCAGCGCTTCGCCCAGGAAGCGCGCATCGCCACCCAGATCAAGCACCCGAACGTCGCGATCCTCTATGACTTCTCGCGGCTTCCCGACGGCAGCTTCTACATGGTCTCGGAGCACATCGAGGGCGAGCACGTCCACGACTGGCTGAAGACCCACGGCGTCTTCCCGCTGCCGCTCGCCGTCGACCTGGGGATCCAGACCCTGCGCGGGCTCGAAGCGATCCACGCCGCGGGGGTCATCCACCGTGACATCTCGCCCGACAACATGATGATCACCCGCGACCGCCGCGGGCGCTATCAGATGAAGCTCATCGATCTCGGCCTGGCGAAGAACCTCGAGGCCCAGGCCGGCCTCGAGATCACCCAGGCCGGCATCTTCATGGGCAAGCTCATGTACTGCTCGCCCGAGCAGGCGGGGGCGATCAAGGACGCGCCGCTCGACCACCGGAGCGACCTCTACTCGTTTGCCGCGGTGCTCTACGAGATGATCACCGGCAAGCCGCCGTTCGACTCCGAGAACCAGCACGGCTTCGTCTTCAAGCGGCTGACCGAGCCGCCGCAGCCGCTGATCGGCAGGAACCCCCAGGTGCGGGTGCCGCAGGAGTTGAACGACCTCGTGCTGCGCGGTCTCGAAAAGGACCGCGAGCTGCGCTTTCCGGACGCCCTCACCTTCCTGCAGGCGCTCGTCCGGATGGCCGAGCAGCTGCGCCAGGTGGCCACCCAGGAGATCCCGTTGCCGGCGCTCGCGAAGGGGGTCGTGAAGCCGGCTCCCACAAGCTCCCCGCGGCCGGCTTCGCGCCCGGGCTCGGCCTCGGAGCTCTCGCGCGAGGAGCGGATCGATCTTCTCGCCCAGATCGACCGCGCCGCCAAGAAGGTCAGCGAGGCCTCGCGCCTCGCCGACCTGGCCCGGCAGGCCTTCGCAGCCCGCCGCTATGACGACGCTGCGGGCCTGGTGACCCAGCTCGAATCCGTCGCGCCGAGAAATCCCGCGGTGGCGGAGCTCAAGGAGCAGCTCGCAGAGGTGGGCAAGGCCTTCTCGACGCCGTCGGCTCGCCCGGCAGCGCCGGCACCGCTGCCAGCCACGGCGGTCACGGCAGCCACGGTGACCCCGGCGGCCGCTGCAGTCCCTCCGCCAGCGGCGCCAGCACCCCTGGCCCCCGCCCGGCCGAGCCGAACCGCCGAGATCGAGGTGCCCGTGCGTCCCGCAGCCGCGCCGGCCGCTGCGGCGCCGTCGGCTCCGGCACCGCCGGCGATCCGCCCCTTGCCGTCCCGTCCGGTGCCGGCAGAGCTCAGCACGGAGGAGCGCGAGCGGGCCGCGAAGATCGCGGAGGCCGAGCGGCTCCTGGTCAAGTACCTGCAGGAGAATCGCCAGTCGCTCGCCAGCTTCGCGCTCGAGACGCTGGTCGAGCTCGACCCCCAGCATCCGCGCCGCGACCTGTTCGCGAGCGCCATCCAGATCATGGGCGAAGAGCGCGGCGCGATGGAGATTGCCGGCGCCATTCTCAAGGAGGGCCAGGACGCCGTCTTGCACGGCGACCTCGTCGTCGCCCGACGCAAGCTCGAGCAGCTCGAGAAGGCCGATCCGACGACGCAGCTCGCCGAGTCGCTGCGCAGCGCGATCCAGGGCGCCGAGCAGACGGCGGCGACCGACGCCGCGCTCGGGCGCCGGCGCGACAACCTGGAGTCGCTGCTCGAGTCGCACCGGCTCGACGAGGCCGAGCGCGAGTTGCAGCGCTTGTCGGCCAGCGGCCTCGCCAAGGTCTCGGTCGAGACCTATCGCCTGCGGATCGCCGACATCGCGGCGCTCGCCGAGCGGGATGCGAAGGCGCAGGAGTTCGAGCGCTTGTACAAGGAGAAGGTCCAGGCGCGCGACTGGTATGCCGCACGCGACGTCGTCCTCGAATTCGAGCGCTCGATCCCCGACAGCCCGCGCCCCACGCTGCTCTACAACGAGATCAGCCGGCTGGAAGAGGTGCATCGCCGCCAGCAGGGGATCGAACAGGGCGTGCAGCAACTCGAGACTTTCCTCAGGCAGAAAAAGCGCGCCGAGGCCGAGCTGGCGTTCAAGATCCTCCTCCAGATGGATCCAGGGTACCCGCGCCGGGCCGAGTTCGAGAACCGGATCCAGAGCCTCCCGCGCTAGGCCGGGCTTACCGCCGCACTTTTCTTGCCCGGGCGCGCTCCCGCGCCGTAGACTCCGGCGATTGTGAACAGTCCGAAAGAGCGGCTTCGCACCTACGCCTTCATGAAGCTCGCGCGCGAGTTCGACGCGCGTTTCGAAGCGATGCTGCTCACCGGCAGAGTCTCCAAGTGGTACAGCGCCATCGGCAACGAGGGGATCACCGTCCCCGCCGGGCTGGCGCTCGAAGCCGGTGACGTCCTCTGCTCGCTGCATCGCGATGTCGGCGCGATCCTCTCGTTCTACCTCGATCCGGCTCGGGCCTTTCCGGGCTTCGGATTCGGCGCGCCGGACGGCCGCCGGGGCGAGCCCGAGGCGCTCTTCTACCGGCTCGCCTGCCAGGTGCTGGGCAAGGCGGAGGGCTTCTCGCACGGCATCGAGCGCTCCTACCACTACGGGCATTTCGACGAAGCCGCGGGGATCTCGCACGTCGGGATGATCAGCCACCTCGGAGCCATGATTCCGGTCGCTGCCGGCTGTGCCTTCGCGATGAAGAGGAACGGTGGCGATCGCGTGGCGATCAACTTCATCGGCGAAGGCGGGACCTCGACGGGCGACTTCCACGAAGCGATGAATCTAGCCGCGGTCTGGAAGCTGCCCCTGGTCCTGGTGATCGAGAACAACCGGTACGCCTTTTCGACTCCGGCCCGGCACCAGTATGCCTGTGTGCAGCTTTCTGATCGCGGGCCGGGCTACGGCATTCCTGCGCTGACGGTGAACGGCAACGACCCGGACGAGATGGCAGCCACCCTCGCCAAGGCGGTGTCGCGGGCACGGGCCGGCGGCGGGCCGACCCTGATCGAGGCGGTCGTCGGGCGATTGCGCGGTCATGCCGAGGGTGACGGTTCGATGAAGGTCGTGCCGCAGGAGGAGCTCGATCTCTATCTCTCCCGGGATCCGGTGCCGGTCTACGCCCGGCGGCTTTCGGGCGAAGGTCTGCTCGACCTCGAAACCGAGGAGCGGCTGCACGCACGTGTCGCGGAGTTGGTCGAGACCGCCATCGATCGCGCGTTGGCGGCGCCGGCGCCCGCTGCCGAGGAGGCCTTCCGGCCGGTTCTCGCCGCGTCCGGGGCGCGCATCTTTCCGCGCTGCGTCACGCCGACCTTCGCGGCGCCCTCGCCCGAGAGTCCGACGGAGGACGCAGTCCCGAACCTGGTCGAGGACTTGACCGATCTGCTGGGCAAGCCCTTCGACCCCGCACACGGCGAGGCTTCCGACGCCGATGCGGGAGAAGCGGAGGCCGCGTCAGCGATGATCGCGCTGGCCGACCCCGACATTCCGACCGCCATGGATGCCTTTACCGGCGGCGCCGTCGGTCCGACGAAGGCAGGCGAGGTCACCTATCTCGACGCGATTCACCAGGCTCTGCAGGAGGAGATGGAGCACGACTCGTCGATCGTCCTCCTGGGTCAGGACATCGCGCAGTTCGAGGGCGCTTTTCGGGTCACGAAGGGGCTGCATGCGCGATGGCCCGATCGCGTGCTCGACACGCCGATCTCCGAGAGCGGCACGCTCGGCCTCGCGGCCGGGGCGGCGCTCTTCGGGTATCTGCCGGTGGTCGAGATGCAGTTCGCCGATTTCGTCTCGTGTGGCTTCAATCAGATCGTGAACGTCATCGCCAAGCTGTTCTACCGTTTCGAGCGCCCCTGCCCGGTGATCGTGCGTCTGCCGGCAGGTGGCGGGGTGGGGGCCGGGGCCTTTCACTCGCAGAACCCGGAGGCCTGGTTCGCCCACGTCGCGGGCCTCACGGTGCTCTGCCCCGCGACCGCGGTCGACGCCAAGGGTCTGCTGAAGTCGGCTCTCCGTGGCGCCAACCCGGTGATCTTCTGCGAGAACAAGTTCCTCTACCGCCGGGTCAAGGCGACTCTGCCGGCCGGCGAGCACCTGACGCCGATCGGCAAGGCACACATCCTGCGCGCCGGTCGGGACATCACGTTCGTCGCTTACGGCGCCTCGACCTGGATCGCCATGGAGGCCGCCGAGGTACTGGCGGCGGAGGGCATCGAGGCCGAAGTGGTCGATCTGCGCTCCCTCGTGCCCTACGACGAGGAGACGGTCCTCGCCTCGGTGATGAAGACCAATCGCGCGGTCGTCGTGCACGAGGCGCAGCTGACGGGCGGCTTCGGCGGCGAGATCGCGGCGCGCCTCGCCGACCGCGCCTTCGCCTTCCTCGACGCCCCGGTCAAGCGGGTCGCCTACCCCGATCGCCCCAGTCCGTACTCGCGCATCCTCGAGCACGCCCTCTTCCCCGATCGCGACAAGCTCCTCGCCGCGGCGCGCGAAGTTCTGGCGTTCTGAGCTGGAATCGCGCCAGCCCGGCAAGTTCTCGCGACTTGGACCATGAACATTGACTATGGTACGGTTCTTTCATGGAGACGATCGCGATTTCGAAGTTCAAGGCCACCTGTCTGGCGGTCCTGGAACGGGTCCGGACAACCGGAGAGCCGATCCTCGTCACTCGCTTCGGAAAGCCGGTCGCGGAAGTTCTGCCCCCGCGGGCGGAGAGGGCAGGTAAGCGGGTCCTCGGTCAGCTCGCTTCGTCCACCAGGATCCTCGGCGACCTGATCGAACCGGCGCTTCCTGCGGACGAGTGGGAGGCGATCGGTGGCAGGAAGCGGAAATGAAGCTGTTGCTGGATACCCATGTCTGGGTCTGGTCCGCTTCGACGTCGAGCCGACTGAGTCCGCGGGCGCGCCGGACGATCGAGTCGACGGCGAACGAGATCTGGATTTCGCCCATCAGTACCTGGGAACTGATCCTCCTCAGTGATCGCGGGCGGTTGAACCTCGACCCTGACCCCATCTCATGGCTGCGAGCCGCGCTCGCCGCCGTTCCGGCTCGCGAAGCACCGCTCAACCACTCCATCGCGATCGCGAGCCGGCGTATCGACCTGCCTCATGACGACCCGGCGGACCGGTTTCTCGCCGCTACGGCGAAGGTCCTGGATCTGACGCTCGTGACCGCCGACGAACGCCTGCTCGGCTGTCGCGAGATCAAGACTCTGCGAGCGTGAAGGCGCGGATGCCGACCAGCCCGGGCGGGCCCTGGCGAACCCGGGAGATGAGCAAGGGCAACGGCTCCCTGCTCTGCTAGGGTTTGAACCCATGAGTTGGCTTACCTGGCTTGGCCTCGCCGTCCTCATCACCGCCATCGCGGCCATCACCGGCATCAAAGCCCGCGGCACGCGCCCTGTCGCCCGCACCCAACTGATGGGAGCGGCCCGGATCGTGTTGGCGCTGGGAGTCCTCCTCTTCCTCTACCTCGCCTATCGGGCGCGCACGGGCGGCTGAGGTCCAGGCGTTCTGAGCTTCCCGGTCTATCTGGAGATCGGCGGACTGCGGCTCCATCCGCACGCCGCTTTCGAACTGCTCGCCTACTTCGTCGGCTTCCGGCTCTATCTGCGCGATCGCAGGCGGCGCGGTGACTTTCTGGACTCCCCGCGTCGTTGGTGGATCGTCGCCGCCGCGGCGGCCGGCGCCGCGCTCGGCGCGCGGCTCCTGGCGCTCCTCGAATGTCCGGCGGAGCTCTGGAGCGGCGACGGCTTTCCGCTCGAGCGCCTGGCCGGCAAGTCGATCGTCGGCGCAATCGCCGGCGGCTGGCTCGCGGTCGAGGGGGCGAAGCGGCTGGGCGGGATCGAGAGCCGCACCGGCGACCTGCTGGCGATCCCGCTCGCGGCGGCGATCGCCATCGGCCGCGTCGGCTGCCTGCTCGCCGGCGCCGGCGACCGCACCTTCGGCGACGCGACGACGCTGCCCTTGGCCTTCGACTTCGGCGACGGCGTGCGCCGCCTGCCGATGCCGCTCTTCGAGAGCCTGTTTCTGCTCATCCTCGTGGTCGTCCTCGCGCGCTGGCGGACGCGCTCGCCGGCGGAGGGGGATCTCTTCCGCGGCTTCGTCGGCGCCTACTTCGGCTATCGTCTCCTCGTCGACTTCGCCAAGCACGCCGACTGCCGCTGGCTCGGCCTGTCGACGATCCAGTGGGTCGCGGTTCTGGGCCTCGCCGCCCTGGCCCCCGACCTGCGGCGCTGGCTCGCGGGCTCGGGGAGAACGAGTGTGGAGAGCGCGTCATGACAGAACGCCGAGCGCAGTCGGCCCGCAGCGGGCCGGACTGGGGAAGGGGCGTGGCCTGGTTCTGCCTGCTCGGCGTCGTCTGCGCGGCTTCGCTCTGGGCCCTGGTCTTGGTCGACTGCGCACTGACAGGTGGTGGGTGGTCGCGACCGGAGGGGCTCGAGGTCCTCTACTTGCTCGGCGTGGGCCTCGCCCCCCTCCTGCTGGCGCTGGGCGCGGTGGTCGTCCTCTGGCGAACTTCGGGGCCGCCCTTCTCGAACCCTCGCAAGAGAGACTAGCGGCGGAGTCCCGGAGCCGACGAGACCTCGCCGCGTTTCCATCCCGACTCGCGGATATGCTCCGCTGACCTTGCCGGCCGGACGAGGGAGGGGTTGGAGATGGGTTGGTTCCGCAATCTCGGCAGCGATCGCCCGTGGGCGCAGGGCTGCGTCATCGCTGGCGCTGCGACTGCCCTCGCGGCGACGAGCTGTTTTGGCTTCCTGCTCACGCTCGACATGAACAGCGGCTCTTCGAATCTCGGCGAGGTGGCGAACGTTCTCATCGCCGTCGTCTTCGGACTCTCCGCGCTCGCCGTTCCGGTGGGCTTCATCTGGTTCATCGTCGGGCTGGTGAAGAACGCCTCGAAGGGCCGCGCGCCGCAGTTGCCTCTGCCGCCGCCGCAGCCTCCGGCACCGCCGTCCGGAAGTGACGGGCAGGGATGAGCGTTCGCGTCCGGCCGTACCTCTTCTACGACGTCGCGGTGACGATCTGTTCGGTCTGCTACCGCAAGCTCGAGGGCAAGATCGTCTTCGAGGAGGGCTCGGTGTTCCTGCTCAAGAGGTGTCCCGAGCACGGCGCCGAGAAGGTCCTGGTGGCCGACGACGTCGAGTACTACCGGCGCTGCCGCGAGGTCTTCATCAAGCCGCCCGAGATGCCGGCGCGCTACAACACGCCGGTGAAGTGGGGCTGCCCCTACGACTGCGGTCTGTGCACCGACCACGAGCAGCACTCGTGCCTGTCGATCGTCGAGATCTGCGACGCCTGCAATCTCGCCTGTCCGATCTGCTACGCCGAGAGCGGGCCGCACCGGCCGCTCTTCCGGCCGCTCGCGCAGATCGAGCGCATGCTCGACGCCGTGGTACGCAACGAAGGCGAGCCCGACGTGGTTCAGATCTCGGGCGGCGAGCCGACGATCCACCCCGAGTTCTTCGAGATCCTCGACGCCGCACGGCGCCGGCCGATCCGGCATCTCATGGTGAACACCAACGGCATCCGCATCGCCGAAGACGAGGCGTTCGCTCGGCGCCTCGCGGAGTACCGGCCGGCGTTCGAGATCTATCTCCAGTTCGACTCGCTGCGCGCGGCGCCGCTCAAGGCTCTGCGCGGCGCCGACCTGCGGCGCATCCGCGAGCAGGCGCTCGAGCGGCTGAACCGGCTCGACATCTCGACGACGCTGGTGGTGACGGTCGAGAAGGGCGTGAACGACGACGAGCTCGGCGAGATCGTCGAGTTCGCCCTGGCCCAGCCCTGCGTGCGCGGGGTGACGTTCCAGCCGGTGCAGTCGGCGGGGCGGCTCGAGGGGTTCGATCCGGCGAAGCACCGCCTCACCCTGACCGAGGTGCGCCGCCGGATCCTGGAACAGAGCTCGCGCTTCCAGCCCGAGGACCTGATCCCCGTGCCCTGCCATCCCGACGCGCTCGCCATGGCCTATGCGCTCAAGCTCGGCGGCGAAGTCGTGCCGCTTACCGGCATGATCGACCCGCAGATCCTCATCGAAGGAGCGCGGAACTCGATCGTCTACGAGCGCGACCCGGCAGTGCGCGAAGGTCTCTTCAAGCTCTTCGCGACCAACCACTCCCCGGAGTCGAGTGCCGGCACCCTCAAGGACCTCCTCTGCTGCCTGCCGACGGTGGCGGTGCCGCCCGAGCTCTCGTACGCCAACCTCTTCCGCATCCTCATCGTCCAGTTCATCGACGCCCACGCCTTCGACGTGCGCTCGGTGAAGAAGAGCTGCATCCACTTCGTCCACCCCGACGACGGCCGCCTGATCCCCTTCGACACCTACAACCTCTTCTACCGCGATCAGCTCGAGAGCACGCGCCTGGAGGCGCTGCGTGCCGCGGCAATCCGCTAGCGGCGCTCCGCGCCGCAGAGGTCCGGCCGAGGTCCGATAGCCGCGCTCCGCGCCGCCGAGGTCCGCTTGCCGCTCCCGAGGCGGCATTGGAACCCCCCCCTGGTTTGCTTTATGCATGGTCGTAGGACACCCGAAAGGAGAGTCTCCATGCGCCCTCGCTTGCCCTCTTGCGCCGTCGCCCTGATTCTCATCTCTTCGCTTCCCGCCGTCGGACAA
The nucleotide sequence above comes from Thermoanaerobaculia bacterium. Encoded proteins:
- a CDS encoding prolipoprotein diacylglyceryl transferase, whose translation is MEIGGLRLHPHAAFELLAYFVGFRLYLRDRRRRGDFLDSPRRWWIVAAAAAGAALGARLLALLECPAELWSGDGFPLERLAGKSIVGAIAGGWLAVEGAKRLGGIESRTGDLLAIPLAAAIAIGRVGCLLAGAGDRTFGDATTLPLAFDFGDGVRRLPMPLFESLFLLILVVVLARWRTRSPAEGDLFRGFVGAYFGYRLLVDFAKHADCRWLGLSTIQWVAVLGLAALAPDLRRWLAGSGRTSVESAS
- a CDS encoding type II toxin-antitoxin system VapC family toxin, which translates into the protein MKLLLDTHVWVWSASTSSRLSPRARRTIESTANEIWISPISTWELILLSDRGRLNLDPDPISWLRAALAAVPAREAPLNHSIAIASRRIDLPHDDPADRFLAATAKVLDLTLVTADERLLGCREIKTLRA
- a CDS encoding dehydrogenase E1 component subunit alpha/beta, whose product is MNSPKERLRTYAFMKLAREFDARFEAMLLTGRVSKWYSAIGNEGITVPAGLALEAGDVLCSLHRDVGAILSFYLDPARAFPGFGFGAPDGRRGEPEALFYRLACQVLGKAEGFSHGIERSYHYGHFDEAAGISHVGMISHLGAMIPVAAGCAFAMKRNGGDRVAINFIGEGGTSTGDFHEAMNLAAVWKLPLVLVIENNRYAFSTPARHQYACVQLSDRGPGYGIPALTVNGNDPDEMAATLAKAVSRARAGGGPTLIEAVVGRLRGHAEGDGSMKVVPQEELDLYLSRDPVPVYARRLSGEGLLDLETEERLHARVAELVETAIDRALAAPAPAAEEAFRPVLAASGARIFPRCVTPTFAAPSPESPTEDAVPNLVEDLTDLLGKPFDPAHGEASDADAGEAEAASAMIALADPDIPTAMDAFTGGAVGPTKAGEVTYLDAIHQALQEEMEHDSSIVLLGQDIAQFEGAFRVTKGLHARWPDRVLDTPISESGTLGLAAGAALFGYLPVVEMQFADFVSCGFNQIVNVIAKLFYRFERPCPVIVRLPAGGGVGAGAFHSQNPEAWFAHVAGLTVLCPATAVDAKGLLKSALRGANPVIFCENKFLYRRVKATLPAGEHLTPIGKAHILRAGRDITFVAYGASTWIAMEAAEVLAAEGIEAEVVDLRSLVPYDEETVLASVMKTNRAVVVHEAQLTGGFGGEIAARLADRAFAFLDAPVKRVAYPDRPSPYSRILEHALFPDRDKLLAAAREVLAF
- a CDS encoding radical SAM protein, encoding MSVRVRPYLFYDVAVTICSVCYRKLEGKIVFEEGSVFLLKRCPEHGAEKVLVADDVEYYRRCREVFIKPPEMPARYNTPVKWGCPYDCGLCTDHEQHSCLSIVEICDACNLACPICYAESGPHRPLFRPLAQIERMLDAVVRNEGEPDVVQISGGEPTIHPEFFEILDAARRRPIRHLMVNTNGIRIAEDEAFARRLAEYRPAFEIYLQFDSLRAAPLKALRGADLRRIREQALERLNRLDISTTLVVTVEKGVNDDELGEIVEFALAQPCVRGVTFQPVQSAGRLEGFDPAKHRLTLTEVRRRILEQSSRFQPEDLIPVPCHPDALAMAYALKLGGEVVPLTGMIDPQILIEGARNSIVYERDPAVREGLFKLFATNHSPESSAGTLKDLLCCLPTVAVPPELSYANLFRILIVQFIDAHAFDVRSVKKSCIHFVHPDDGRLIPFDTYNLFYRDQLESTRLEALRAAAIR
- a CDS encoding MFS transporter, whose product is MLPPEPNPDVPTAGTPPASRVDSRATALACACLFVAMLNLTLVVAGLKELVVDELGGSVTDAALFFTVEMVAYLLFAPLWGALSDRLGRRRPFIVGGFAASGLLYLAYLGIDWIPLLLALRFLQGGAAIAGWSTTMALLFDRADDRSRPRLAGFAGASLILGVGLGAPIGGLVTQHWGARAPLALAGTLFLLLAAVALALEEAPGRHSRPRLAAIGSALAARPRLLLPWAIYAMERFTVGLFVVVFPLWLLEQHGADPAARGRALAAFLLPFAFLQLGTYRLVRRYGPFVLLGLGCAGYAAAFALLGRVGDGPYYPILMALGALAAMIFPPTLALTAEWTAPETRASALAGFNVAGSLGFALGPVAGAWAHRTLGEG
- a CDS encoding type II toxin-antitoxin system prevent-host-death family antitoxin → METIAISKFKATCLAVLERVRTTGEPILVTRFGKPVAEVLPPRAERAGKRVLGQLASSTRILGDLIEPALPADEWEAIGGRKRK
- a CDS encoding protein kinase; translation: MTERNSGTILDGKYEILDRLAAGGMGEIWRARHVHLQELRVIKILRADRATDPHALQRFAQEARIATQIKHPNVAILYDFSRLPDGSFYMVSEHIEGEHVHDWLKTHGVFPLPLAVDLGIQTLRGLEAIHAAGVIHRDISPDNMMITRDRRGRYQMKLIDLGLAKNLEAQAGLEITQAGIFMGKLMYCSPEQAGAIKDAPLDHRSDLYSFAAVLYEMITGKPPFDSENQHGFVFKRLTEPPQPLIGRNPQVRVPQELNDLVLRGLEKDRELRFPDALTFLQALVRMAEQLRQVATQEIPLPALAKGVVKPAPTSSPRPASRPGSASELSREERIDLLAQIDRAAKKVSEASRLADLARQAFAARRYDDAAGLVTQLESVAPRNPAVAELKEQLAEVGKAFSTPSARPAAPAPLPATAVTAATVTPAAAAVPPPAAPAPLAPARPSRTAEIEVPVRPAAAPAAAAPSAPAPPAIRPLPSRPVPAELSTEERERAAKIAEAERLLVKYLQENRQSLASFALETLVELDPQHPRRDLFASAIQIMGEERGAMEIAGAILKEGQDAVLHGDLVVARRKLEQLEKADPTTQLAESLRSAIQGAEQTAATDAALGRRRDNLESLLESHRLDEAERELQRLSASGLAKVSVETYRLRIADIAALAERDAKAQEFERLYKEKVQARDWYAARDVVLEFERSIPDSPRPTLLYNEISRLEEVHRRQQGIEQGVQQLETFLRQKKRAEAELAFKILLQMDPGYPRRAEFENRIQSLPR